A single region of the Cynocephalus volans isolate mCynVol1 chromosome 12, mCynVol1.pri, whole genome shotgun sequence genome encodes:
- the MLC1 gene encoding membrane protein MLC1 isoform X2 has protein sequence MTREEQFREELGYDRMPTLERGRQDLGSHITDAKPNDLQLSKRLPPCFSYKTWLFSVSMGSCLLVTSGFSLYLGNVFPSEMDYLRCAAGSCIPSAIVSFAVSRRNVNMIPNFQILFVSTFAVTTTCLIWFGCKLVLNPSAININFNLILLLLLELLMAATVIISARSSEEYCRKKKGPMSDSTNILDEVTFPARVLKSYSVIEVIAGVSAVLGGIIALNVDDAVSGPHLSVTFFWILVAVEVLIAVSNLTSPLLFTASGYLSFSVMRIVEIFKDYPPAIKQSYDVLLLLLLLVLLLQASLNTGTAIQCVSFKVGARLQGTSWDTETGQQEHPVGEMARSPLKEFDKEKAWRAVVVQMAQ, from the exons ATGACCCGGGAGGAGCAGTTTAGGGAGGAGCTGGGCTATGACCGCATGCCCACGCTGGAGCGGGGACGCCAGGACCTGGGGAGCCACATCACAGATGCAAAGCCGAACGACCTGCAGCTGTCGAAAAGGCTGCCTCCCTGCTTCAGCTACAAGACCTGGCTCTTCTCTGTGTCGATGGGG AGCTGCCTCCTGGTGACCTCGGGGTTCTCGCTCTACCTGGGGAATGTGTTCCCTTCTGAAATGGACTACCTGCGGTGTGCTGCAGGCTCT TGCATCCCCTCGGCAATTGTGAGCTTTGCAGTTTCACGGAGAAACGTCAACATG ATCCCCAACTTTCAGATACTGTTTGTGTCTACATTTGCTGTCACCACCACGTGTTTAATCTGGTTTGGATGCAAACTAGTCCTGAACCCGTCAGCTATAAAC ATAAACTTCAATCTCATTCTGCTTCTCCTGCTGGAGCTTCTCATGGCAGCCACAGTGATCATCTCTGCCCGGTCCAGCGAGGAATACTGCAGGAAAAAGAAG GGTCCTATGTCTGACAGCACCAACATTTTGGATGAAGTGACATTTCCTGCTCGAGTCCTAAAATCCTATTCA GTCATTGAGGTGATTGCTGGTGTGTCTGCCGTCCTCGGTGGCATCATTGCTCTGAACGTGGATGACGCAGTTTCAGGCCCGCACCTCTCGGTGACCTTCTTTTGGATCTTAGTGGCT GTGGAGGTGCTGATTGCTGTAAGCAACCTCACGTCCCCGCTGCTGTTCACGGCCTCTGGATATTTGTCATTCAGTGTAATGAGAATCGTGgagatttttaaagattaccCACCAGCCATAAaa CAGTCCTACGAcgtgctcctgctgctgctgctgctggtgctaCTGCTGCAGGCCAGCCTCAACACGGGCACCGCCATCCAGTGCGTGAGCTTCAAGGTTGGCGCCAGGCTGCAGGGCACATCCTGGGACACTGAGACTGGCCAGCAGGAGCACCCTGTGGGGGAG ATGGCCAGAAGCCCCCTGAAGGAGTTTGACAAGGAGAAGGCCTGGAGAGCCGTTGTG
- the MLC1 gene encoding membrane protein MLC1 isoform X1, with protein sequence MTREEQFREELGYDRMPTLERGRQDLGSHITDAKPNDLQLSKRLPPCFSYKTWLFSVSMGSCLLVTSGFSLYLGNVFPSEMDYLRCAAGSCIPSAIVSFAVSRRNVNMIPNFQILFVSTFAVTTTCLIWFGCKLVLNPSAININFNLILLLLLELLMAATVIISARSSEEYCRKKKGPMSDSTNILDEVTFPARVLKSYSVIEVIAGVSAVLGGIIALNVDDAVSGPHLSVTFFWILVACFPSAIVSHVTAECPSKCLVEVLIAVSNLTSPLLFTASGYLSFSVMRIVEIFKDYPPAIKQSYDVLLLLLLLVLLLQASLNTGTAIQCVSFKVGARLQGTSWDTETGQQEHPVGEMARSPLKEFDKEKAWRAVVVQMAQ encoded by the exons ATGACCCGGGAGGAGCAGTTTAGGGAGGAGCTGGGCTATGACCGCATGCCCACGCTGGAGCGGGGACGCCAGGACCTGGGGAGCCACATCACAGATGCAAAGCCGAACGACCTGCAGCTGTCGAAAAGGCTGCCTCCCTGCTTCAGCTACAAGACCTGGCTCTTCTCTGTGTCGATGGGG AGCTGCCTCCTGGTGACCTCGGGGTTCTCGCTCTACCTGGGGAATGTGTTCCCTTCTGAAATGGACTACCTGCGGTGTGCTGCAGGCTCT TGCATCCCCTCGGCAATTGTGAGCTTTGCAGTTTCACGGAGAAACGTCAACATG ATCCCCAACTTTCAGATACTGTTTGTGTCTACATTTGCTGTCACCACCACGTGTTTAATCTGGTTTGGATGCAAACTAGTCCTGAACCCGTCAGCTATAAAC ATAAACTTCAATCTCATTCTGCTTCTCCTGCTGGAGCTTCTCATGGCAGCCACAGTGATCATCTCTGCCCGGTCCAGCGAGGAATACTGCAGGAAAAAGAAG GGTCCTATGTCTGACAGCACCAACATTTTGGATGAAGTGACATTTCCTGCTCGAGTCCTAAAATCCTATTCA GTCATTGAGGTGATTGCTGGTGTGTCTGCCGTCCTCGGTGGCATCATTGCTCTGAACGTGGATGACGCAGTTTCAGGCCCGCACCTCTCGGTGACCTTCTTTTGGATCTTAGTGGCT tgTTTTCCAAGTGCCATTGTCAGTCATGTGACAGCAGAGTGTCCCAGCAAGTGTCTG GTGGAGGTGCTGATTGCTGTAAGCAACCTCACGTCCCCGCTGCTGTTCACGGCCTCTGGATATTTGTCATTCAGTGTAATGAGAATCGTGgagatttttaaagattaccCACCAGCCATAAaa CAGTCCTACGAcgtgctcctgctgctgctgctgctggtgctaCTGCTGCAGGCCAGCCTCAACACGGGCACCGCCATCCAGTGCGTGAGCTTCAAGGTTGGCGCCAGGCTGCAGGGCACATCCTGGGACACTGAGACTGGCCAGCAGGAGCACCCTGTGGGGGAG ATGGCCAGAAGCCCCCTGAAGGAGTTTGACAAGGAGAAGGCCTGGAGAGCCGTTGTG
- the MLC1 gene encoding membrane protein MLC1 isoform X3: MTREEQFREELGYDRMPTLERGRQDLGSHITDAKPNDLQLSKRLPPCFSYKTWLFSVSMGCIPSAIVSFAVSRRNVNMIPNFQILFVSTFAVTTTCLIWFGCKLVLNPSAININFNLILLLLLELLMAATVIISARSSEEYCRKKKGPMSDSTNILDEVTFPARVLKSYSVIEVIAGVSAVLGGIIALNVDDAVSGPHLSVTFFWILVACFPSAIVSHVTAECPSKCLVEVLIAVSNLTSPLLFTASGYLSFSVMRIVEIFKDYPPAIKQSYDVLLLLLLLVLLLQASLNTGTAIQCVSFKVGARLQGTSWDTETGQQEHPVGEMARSPLKEFDKEKAWRAVVVQMAQ, encoded by the exons ATGACCCGGGAGGAGCAGTTTAGGGAGGAGCTGGGCTATGACCGCATGCCCACGCTGGAGCGGGGACGCCAGGACCTGGGGAGCCACATCACAGATGCAAAGCCGAACGACCTGCAGCTGTCGAAAAGGCTGCCTCCCTGCTTCAGCTACAAGACCTGGCTCTTCTCTGTGTCGATGGGG TGCATCCCCTCGGCAATTGTGAGCTTTGCAGTTTCACGGAGAAACGTCAACATG ATCCCCAACTTTCAGATACTGTTTGTGTCTACATTTGCTGTCACCACCACGTGTTTAATCTGGTTTGGATGCAAACTAGTCCTGAACCCGTCAGCTATAAAC ATAAACTTCAATCTCATTCTGCTTCTCCTGCTGGAGCTTCTCATGGCAGCCACAGTGATCATCTCTGCCCGGTCCAGCGAGGAATACTGCAGGAAAAAGAAG GGTCCTATGTCTGACAGCACCAACATTTTGGATGAAGTGACATTTCCTGCTCGAGTCCTAAAATCCTATTCA GTCATTGAGGTGATTGCTGGTGTGTCTGCCGTCCTCGGTGGCATCATTGCTCTGAACGTGGATGACGCAGTTTCAGGCCCGCACCTCTCGGTGACCTTCTTTTGGATCTTAGTGGCT tgTTTTCCAAGTGCCATTGTCAGTCATGTGACAGCAGAGTGTCCCAGCAAGTGTCTG GTGGAGGTGCTGATTGCTGTAAGCAACCTCACGTCCCCGCTGCTGTTCACGGCCTCTGGATATTTGTCATTCAGTGTAATGAGAATCGTGgagatttttaaagattaccCACCAGCCATAAaa CAGTCCTACGAcgtgctcctgctgctgctgctgctggtgctaCTGCTGCAGGCCAGCCTCAACACGGGCACCGCCATCCAGTGCGTGAGCTTCAAGGTTGGCGCCAGGCTGCAGGGCACATCCTGGGACACTGAGACTGGCCAGCAGGAGCACCCTGTGGGGGAG ATGGCCAGAAGCCCCCTGAAGGAGTTTGACAAGGAGAAGGCCTGGAGAGCCGTTGTG
- the MLC1 gene encoding membrane protein MLC1 isoform X4, whose product MTREEQFREELGYDRMPTLERGRQDLGSHITDAKPNDLQLSKRLPPCFSYKTWLFSVSMGSCLLVTSGFSLYLGNVFPSEMDYLRCAAGSCIPSAIVSFAVSRRNVNMINFNLILLLLLELLMAATVIISARSSEEYCRKKKGPMSDSTNILDEVTFPARVLKSYSVIEVIAGVSAVLGGIIALNVDDAVSGPHLSVTFFWILVACFPSAIVSHVTAECPSKCLVEVLIAVSNLTSPLLFTASGYLSFSVMRIVEIFKDYPPAIKQSYDVLLLLLLLVLLLQASLNTGTAIQCVSFKVGARLQGTSWDTETGQQEHPVGEMARSPLKEFDKEKAWRAVVVQMAQ is encoded by the exons ATGACCCGGGAGGAGCAGTTTAGGGAGGAGCTGGGCTATGACCGCATGCCCACGCTGGAGCGGGGACGCCAGGACCTGGGGAGCCACATCACAGATGCAAAGCCGAACGACCTGCAGCTGTCGAAAAGGCTGCCTCCCTGCTTCAGCTACAAGACCTGGCTCTTCTCTGTGTCGATGGGG AGCTGCCTCCTGGTGACCTCGGGGTTCTCGCTCTACCTGGGGAATGTGTTCCCTTCTGAAATGGACTACCTGCGGTGTGCTGCAGGCTCT TGCATCCCCTCGGCAATTGTGAGCTTTGCAGTTTCACGGAGAAACGTCAACATG ATAAACTTCAATCTCATTCTGCTTCTCCTGCTGGAGCTTCTCATGGCAGCCACAGTGATCATCTCTGCCCGGTCCAGCGAGGAATACTGCAGGAAAAAGAAG GGTCCTATGTCTGACAGCACCAACATTTTGGATGAAGTGACATTTCCTGCTCGAGTCCTAAAATCCTATTCA GTCATTGAGGTGATTGCTGGTGTGTCTGCCGTCCTCGGTGGCATCATTGCTCTGAACGTGGATGACGCAGTTTCAGGCCCGCACCTCTCGGTGACCTTCTTTTGGATCTTAGTGGCT tgTTTTCCAAGTGCCATTGTCAGTCATGTGACAGCAGAGTGTCCCAGCAAGTGTCTG GTGGAGGTGCTGATTGCTGTAAGCAACCTCACGTCCCCGCTGCTGTTCACGGCCTCTGGATATTTGTCATTCAGTGTAATGAGAATCGTGgagatttttaaagattaccCACCAGCCATAAaa CAGTCCTACGAcgtgctcctgctgctgctgctgctggtgctaCTGCTGCAGGCCAGCCTCAACACGGGCACCGCCATCCAGTGCGTGAGCTTCAAGGTTGGCGCCAGGCTGCAGGGCACATCCTGGGACACTGAGACTGGCCAGCAGGAGCACCCTGTGGGGGAG ATGGCCAGAAGCCCCCTGAAGGAGTTTGACAAGGAGAAGGCCTGGAGAGCCGTTGTG
- the MLC1 gene encoding membrane protein MLC1 isoform X5 produces the protein MTREEQFREELGYDRMPTLERGRQDLGSHITDAKPNDLQLSKRLPPCFSYKTWLFSVSMGSCLLVTSGFSLYLGNVFPSEMDYLRCAAGSINFNLILLLLLELLMAATVIISARSSEEYCRKKKGPMSDSTNILDEVTFPARVLKSYSVIEVIAGVSAVLGGIIALNVDDAVSGPHLSVTFFWILVACFPSAIVSHVTAECPSKCLVEVLIAVSNLTSPLLFTASGYLSFSVMRIVEIFKDYPPAIKQSYDVLLLLLLLVLLLQASLNTGTAIQCVSFKVGARLQGTSWDTETGQQEHPVGEMARSPLKEFDKEKAWRAVVVQMAQ, from the exons ATGACCCGGGAGGAGCAGTTTAGGGAGGAGCTGGGCTATGACCGCATGCCCACGCTGGAGCGGGGACGCCAGGACCTGGGGAGCCACATCACAGATGCAAAGCCGAACGACCTGCAGCTGTCGAAAAGGCTGCCTCCCTGCTTCAGCTACAAGACCTGGCTCTTCTCTGTGTCGATGGGG AGCTGCCTCCTGGTGACCTCGGGGTTCTCGCTCTACCTGGGGAATGTGTTCCCTTCTGAAATGGACTACCTGCGGTGTGCTGCAGGCTCT ATAAACTTCAATCTCATTCTGCTTCTCCTGCTGGAGCTTCTCATGGCAGCCACAGTGATCATCTCTGCCCGGTCCAGCGAGGAATACTGCAGGAAAAAGAAG GGTCCTATGTCTGACAGCACCAACATTTTGGATGAAGTGACATTTCCTGCTCGAGTCCTAAAATCCTATTCA GTCATTGAGGTGATTGCTGGTGTGTCTGCCGTCCTCGGTGGCATCATTGCTCTGAACGTGGATGACGCAGTTTCAGGCCCGCACCTCTCGGTGACCTTCTTTTGGATCTTAGTGGCT tgTTTTCCAAGTGCCATTGTCAGTCATGTGACAGCAGAGTGTCCCAGCAAGTGTCTG GTGGAGGTGCTGATTGCTGTAAGCAACCTCACGTCCCCGCTGCTGTTCACGGCCTCTGGATATTTGTCATTCAGTGTAATGAGAATCGTGgagatttttaaagattaccCACCAGCCATAAaa CAGTCCTACGAcgtgctcctgctgctgctgctgctggtgctaCTGCTGCAGGCCAGCCTCAACACGGGCACCGCCATCCAGTGCGTGAGCTTCAAGGTTGGCGCCAGGCTGCAGGGCACATCCTGGGACACTGAGACTGGCCAGCAGGAGCACCCTGTGGGGGAG ATGGCCAGAAGCCCCCTGAAGGAGTTTGACAAGGAGAAGGCCTGGAGAGCCGTTGTG